The Buttiauxella selenatireducens genome has a window encoding:
- the zapA gene encoding cell division protein ZapA, with amino-acid sequence MSAQPVDIQIFGRSLRVNCPPEQQDALNLAAQELDQRLQDLKVRTRVTNTEQLVFIAALNICYELAQEKSKTRDYAANMEERIRMLQQTIEQALLEQGRITERQGPNFE; translated from the coding sequence ATGTCTGCACAACCAGTCGATATCCAAATTTTCGGTCGTTCATTGCGCGTGAATTGTCCGCCTGAACAACAGGATGCACTGAATCTTGCGGCCCAGGAGCTTGATCAGCGGTTGCAAGATTTAAAAGTTCGCACTAGAGTCACAAATACTGAGCAGCTAGTTTTCATCGCAGCACTGAACATTTGCTATGAGCTGGCTCAGGAAAAATCGAAAACCCGTGACTACGCAGCCAATATGGAAGAGCGTATTCGGATGTTACAGCAGACCATCGAACAAGCGTTGCTTGAGCAAGGTCGCATAACTGAAAGACAGGGTCCAAATTTTGAATAA
- a CDS encoding YecA/YgfB family protein: protein MSIQNTMPDYDLVGQLLLQQGVGLTASEMHGLISGMLCGGNKDTSWQPLLHDLTNEGLAFGQNLADTLRQMHGATGDALEDDGFLFQLYLPDGDDVSVFDRADALAGWVNHFLLGLGVTQPKLDKVTGETGEAIDDLRNIAQLGYDEDEDQEELEMSLEEIVEYVRVAALLCHDTFTRPVPTAPEVRKPTLH from the coding sequence ATGTCTATACAGAACACAATGCCTGACTACGACTTAGTCGGCCAATTATTGCTCCAACAAGGTGTAGGTCTGACGGCCTCAGAAATGCACGGCTTAATCAGTGGAATGCTGTGCGGTGGCAACAAAGACACCAGTTGGCAACCGCTGCTTCATGACCTGACAAACGAAGGCTTAGCCTTTGGTCAAAACCTTGCGGATACCCTGCGCCAGATGCACGGCGCAACTGGCGATGCGCTGGAAGATGACGGTTTTCTGTTCCAGCTTTATCTGCCAGATGGTGACGACGTATCGGTGTTTGACCGTGCAGATGCGCTGGCGGGCTGGGTTAACCACTTCTTGCTTGGCCTGGGTGTGACCCAACCTAAGCTTGATAAAGTCACTGGCGAAACCGGCGAAGCGATCGACGATTTGCGTAACATCGCGCAGTTGGGCTACGACGAAGACGAAGATCAAGAAGAGCTGGAAATGTCGCTCGAAGAGATCGTCGAGTACGTGCGTGTTGCAGCACTGCTGTGCCATGACACCTTTACTCGTCCTGTCCCGACGGCGCCAGAAGTGCGCAAACCAACTTTACACTAA
- a CDS encoding 5-formyltetrahydrofolate cyclo-ligase, translated as MTKIQLIPSLRQEIRQHIRQRRRALTPTEQQHFAHLAAERMLAYQPVSDASTVALFLSFDGELDTTPLIRALWRAEKTVYLPVLHPFSKGNLLFLRYAENSHLVMNRLKILEPKLDVRDVLPLDKLDVLITPLVAFDEQGQRLGMGGGFYDRTLQNWQKHGVWPVGLAHDCQHVPALPAEEWDIPLPAVVTPSQLWEW; from the coding sequence ATGACAAAAATTCAGTTAATTCCTTCACTTCGTCAAGAAATTCGACAGCATATTCGGCAACGTCGCCGGGCGCTCACTCCAACTGAACAACAACACTTTGCTCATCTTGCAGCCGAACGAATGCTGGCTTATCAGCCCGTATCCGACGCAAGTACGGTCGCTCTGTTTTTGTCTTTTGATGGCGAACTGGATACCACGCCACTCATTCGTGCGTTGTGGCGAGCCGAGAAAACCGTGTATCTCCCCGTGCTTCACCCGTTCAGTAAAGGCAATTTGCTGTTTCTACGGTATGCGGAAAACAGCCATTTAGTGATGAATCGTCTAAAAATCCTTGAGCCGAAGCTTGATGTCCGTGACGTATTGCCACTGGATAAACTGGACGTGCTTATCACACCATTAGTGGCGTTCGATGAGCAAGGGCAAAGGTTAGGAATGGGTGGCGGTTTCTACGACAGGACCTTGCAGAATTGGCAGAAGCATGGGGTCTGGCCGGTTGGGCTGGCACATGATTGCCAGCACGTTCCTGCATTACCTGCTGAAGAGTGGGATATCCCCTTGCCTGCGGTAGTCACACCGTCGCAGCTTTGGGAGTGGTAA
- the argP gene encoding DNA-binding transcriptional regulator ArgP, whose product MKRPDYRTLQALDAVIRERGFERAAQKLCITQSAVSQRIKQLENMFGQPLLVRTVPPRPTEQGQKLLALLRQVELLEEEWLGDEQTGSTPLLLSLAVNADSLATWLLPALAPVLADSPIRLNLQVEDETRTQERLRRGEVVGAVSIQPQPLPSCLVDRLGALDYLFVGSKDFAARYFPNGVTRSALLKAPAVAFDHLDDMHQAFLQQNFDLSPGSVPCHIVNSSEAFVQLARQGTTCCMIPHLQIERELKSGELIDLTPGLMQRRMLYWHRFAPESRMMRNVTDALLEYGHKVLRQDAE is encoded by the coding sequence ATGAAACGCCCGGACTATAGAACGCTACAGGCGTTGGATGCCGTGATTCGTGAACGAGGGTTTGAGCGCGCAGCGCAAAAACTCTGTATTACTCAATCCGCAGTCTCGCAACGAATCAAGCAACTGGAAAATATGTTCGGCCAGCCATTGTTAGTGCGCACTGTTCCCCCTCGTCCAACCGAGCAGGGGCAAAAGTTACTGGCATTATTGCGTCAGGTAGAACTGCTTGAAGAAGAGTGGTTGGGCGATGAACAAACCGGTTCCACACCGCTGTTGTTATCACTTGCGGTCAACGCCGACAGTCTGGCAACCTGGTTGCTGCCAGCATTAGCGCCAGTTCTGGCCGACTCCCCTATTCGTCTGAACCTTCAGGTTGAAGATGAAACCCGAACTCAGGAACGTCTGCGTCGCGGTGAAGTGGTCGGCGCGGTGTCCATTCAGCCACAGCCGTTACCAAGTTGTCTGGTCGATAGACTGGGTGCGCTGGATTATCTGTTTGTCGGTTCGAAAGATTTTGCGGCGCGTTATTTCCCCAATGGCGTCACGCGTTCCGCATTGCTGAAAGCACCTGCCGTGGCGTTCGACCATCTCGACGACATGCACCAGGCGTTCTTGCAGCAGAATTTCGATTTGTCGCCGGGTAGCGTTCCGTGCCACATCGTTAACTCATCGGAAGCGTTTGTACAATTAGCGCGTCAGGGCACCACATGTTGCATGATCCCGCATCTGCAAATAGAAAGAGAGCTGAAAAGCGGCGAGTTGATTGACCTGACACCTGGCCTTATGCAGCGCCGGATGTTGTATTGGCACCGCTTTGCTCCAGAAAGCCGTATGATGCGTAATGTCACAGACGCGCTGCTGGAATATGGGCACAAAGTGTTGCGACAGGATGCTGAATAA
- the serA gene encoding phosphoglycerate dehydrogenase, with the protein MAKVSLDKDKIKFLLVEGVHQKAVDNLRAAGYTNIEYHKGALDSDALKESIRDAHFIGLRSRTNLTEDVLAVAEKLVAVGCFCIGTNQVDLDAAATRGVPVFNAPFSNTRSVAELVIGQLLLLLRGVPEANAKAHRGVWNKLAVGSYEARGKKLGIIGYGHIGTQLGILAEALGMHVYFYDIENKLTLGNATQVQHLSDLLNMSDVVSLHVPENASTKNMIGANELALMKPGALLINCARGTVVDIPALCDSLARKHLAGAAIDVFPTEPATNSDPFTSPLCEFDNVILTPHIGGSTQEAQENIGLEVAGKLAKYSDNGSTLSAVNFPEVSLPLHGGSTSRLLHIHENRPGILTALNQIFADQGINIAAQYLQTTPKMGYVVIDVDAEEDVAEAALKSMKAIPGTIRARLLY; encoded by the coding sequence ATGGCAAAAGTATCACTGGATAAAGACAAGATTAAATTCCTGCTGGTGGAAGGCGTACACCAGAAAGCCGTGGATAACCTACGTGCGGCAGGCTATACCAACATCGAATACCATAAAGGTGCGCTGGACAGCGATGCCCTGAAAGAGTCGATCCGTGATGCGCATTTCATCGGTCTGCGTTCCCGTACTAACTTAACTGAAGATGTTCTGGCAGTGGCTGAAAAGCTGGTGGCCGTGGGCTGTTTCTGTATTGGTACTAACCAGGTTGATCTGGATGCTGCCGCGACACGTGGCGTACCGGTATTTAATGCCCCGTTCTCGAACACGCGTTCTGTAGCGGAATTGGTTATTGGCCAACTGCTGTTACTGCTGCGTGGCGTTCCAGAAGCAAACGCCAAAGCACACCGTGGTGTCTGGAATAAGCTGGCGGTTGGTTCTTACGAAGCGCGCGGTAAAAAACTCGGCATTATTGGTTACGGTCATATCGGAACTCAGTTGGGTATTCTGGCTGAAGCGCTGGGGATGCACGTCTATTTCTATGATATCGAGAACAAACTGACGCTGGGCAACGCAACCCAGGTTCAACACCTCTCTGACTTGCTCAATATGAGCGATGTGGTGAGTTTGCATGTGCCTGAAAACGCATCGACCAAGAACATGATTGGTGCAAATGAACTGGCATTGATGAAACCGGGTGCGTTACTGATCAACTGTGCACGCGGTACGGTTGTTGATATTCCTGCTCTGTGTGATTCGCTGGCGCGTAAACATCTGGCAGGTGCAGCTATCGACGTCTTCCCAACCGAGCCTGCAACCAACAGCGATCCATTCACTTCGCCACTGTGCGAGTTCGACAACGTGATCCTGACTCCTCACATTGGCGGTTCAACTCAGGAAGCGCAGGAAAACATCGGCCTGGAAGTGGCTGGCAAGCTGGCGAAATATTCCGACAACGGTTCTACCTTGTCTGCGGTGAACTTCCCTGAGGTTTCTTTGCCGTTACACGGCGGAAGCACCAGCCGTTTATTGCATATTCACGAAAACCGTCCGGGTATTTTGACCGCGCTGAACCAGATTTTTGCCGATCAAGGCATCAACATCGCCGCACAGTACCTGCAAACGACGCCGAAAATGGGTTATGTGGTCATTGATGTAGATGCTGAAGAAGATGTTGCTGAGGCTGCGCTGAAATCGATGAAGGCGATTCCTGGCACTATCCGCGCTCGACTGCTTTACTAA
- the pepP gene encoding Xaa-Pro aminopeptidase, which produces MTQHEFLRRRQALLAKMAPASAALIFAAPEVTRSADSEYPYRQNSDFWYFTGFNEPEAVLVLIKSDETHNHSVLFNRLRDKTAEIWFGRRLGQEAAPEKLSVDRALAFSEIGEQLPQLLNGLDVVYHAQGEYAYADTLVFAALDKLRRGSRQNLSAPATLTDWRPTVHEQRLFKSEEEIVALRRAGEISALAHTRAMEKCRPGMFEYQLEGEILHEFNRHGARFPSYNTIVGSGENGCILHYTENESQMRAGDLVLIDAGCEYKGYAGDITRTFPVSGKFSAPQRAIYNIVLESLETALQLYRPGTSMQEVTAQVVRIMVTGLVKLGILHGEVDKLIAENAHRPFFMHGLSHWLGLDVHDVGGYGPDRSRVLEPGMVITVEPGLYIAPDADVPVEYRGIGIRIEDDILITANGNENLTASVVKSADDIEALMAAAHQS; this is translated from the coding sequence ATGACTCAGCACGAATTTCTCCGGCGCCGCCAGGCGTTGTTGGCCAAAATGGCTCCGGCAAGCGCCGCGCTCATCTTCGCTGCTCCCGAGGTAACACGCAGTGCAGACAGCGAATACCCGTATCGCCAGAACAGCGATTTCTGGTACTTCACGGGTTTTAACGAGCCAGAAGCGGTACTGGTGTTGATTAAAAGCGATGAAACGCACAATCACAGCGTTTTGTTTAACCGTCTGCGCGATAAAACCGCTGAAATCTGGTTTGGCCGCCGTCTTGGTCAGGAAGCGGCACCTGAAAAACTGAGCGTAGATCGCGCGCTGGCGTTCTCTGAAATCGGTGAACAACTGCCTCAATTACTGAACGGGTTGGATGTGGTGTATCACGCGCAGGGTGAATACGCTTATGCCGACACCCTCGTTTTTGCCGCTCTTGATAAGCTCCGCCGTGGTTCACGCCAGAATCTTAGCGCGCCGGCAACACTGACTGACTGGCGACCAACGGTTCACGAGCAGCGCCTGTTTAAATCGGAAGAAGAGATCGTCGCGCTGCGTCGTGCAGGCGAGATCAGCGCACTGGCACATACCCGCGCGATGGAAAAATGCCGTCCCGGGATGTTTGAATATCAGCTTGAAGGTGAAATCCTTCATGAATTTAACCGCCATGGTGCGAGATTCCCCTCTTACAACACCATCGTAGGCAGCGGCGAAAACGGCTGTATTTTGCATTACACCGAAAACGAGAGCCAAATGCGCGCCGGTGATTTGGTGTTGATCGACGCCGGTTGCGAATACAAAGGTTATGCCGGTGATATCACCCGCACCTTCCCGGTGAGCGGCAAATTTAGTGCGCCGCAGCGGGCGATTTACAACATTGTGCTCGAATCCCTGGAAACCGCGCTGCAACTTTATCGCCCAGGCACGTCGATGCAGGAAGTCACCGCGCAAGTGGTACGCATTATGGTTACAGGCCTGGTGAAGCTTGGCATTCTCCACGGCGAAGTCGATAAGCTGATTGCGGAAAATGCTCACCGTCCGTTCTTTATGCACGGTCTGAGCCACTGGTTGGGGTTAGATGTACATGATGTCGGCGGTTACGGCCCGGATCGTTCGCGCGTACTTGAGCCAGGCATGGTGATTACGGTTGAACCCGGTTTGTACATCGCGCCTGATGCGGATGTTCCTGTCGAGTACCGTGGTATTGGGATTCGTATTGAAGACGATATTCTTATCACCGCAAACGGAAACGAAAACCTGACCGCCAGCGTCGTGAAATCGGCAGACGATATCGAAGCGTTAATGGCGGCGGCGCATCAGTCATGA
- the ubiH gene encoding 2-octaprenyl-6-methoxyphenyl hydroxylase, whose amino-acid sequence MSVIIVGGGMAGATLALAISHLTHGKLPVHLIEASAPESAAHPGFDARAIAIAQGTCQQLTRIGVWPAIKDCATGITSVHVSDRGHAGFVTLEASDYQIPALGQVVELHDVGLRLFALLRKTPGVTLHCPQRVASFTRETDKVSVQLDNGKLLEGKLLVAADGSRSSLATQCGITWQQQDYRQIAIIANVVTSQPHNGRAFERFTEHGPLAMLPMSDGRCSLVWCHPQDAQADIAQWDDEQFCNELQRAFGWRLGRITFAGVRKHYPLALTTASQSVSHRVALVGNAAQTLHPIAGQGFNLGLRDVMSLAENLATAHELSQDIGSYAVLADYQQRRSEDKMATIGVTDGLVQLFANRWAPLVVGRNLGLMAMEHFTPARDVLAQRTLGWVAR is encoded by the coding sequence ATGAGCGTGATTATTGTTGGTGGAGGGATGGCTGGGGCAACGCTTGCGTTGGCGATTTCCCATTTGACCCACGGTAAGTTGCCGGTTCATTTAATTGAAGCGTCAGCCCCTGAATCTGCGGCGCATCCTGGTTTTGATGCCCGCGCTATCGCTATTGCCCAGGGCACCTGCCAGCAATTAACTCGCATTGGTGTGTGGCCTGCTATTAAAGATTGCGCGACCGGGATTACTTCCGTTCATGTCAGCGATCGCGGCCATGCCGGGTTTGTTACGCTGGAGGCCAGTGATTACCAGATCCCGGCATTGGGGCAGGTAGTGGAATTGCACGATGTGGGTTTGCGTTTATTTGCCCTGCTGCGCAAAACACCTGGTGTGACATTGCATTGCCCGCAGCGAGTCGCTTCTTTTACCCGTGAAACCGATAAAGTCAGCGTTCAGCTTGATAACGGTAAACTTCTTGAAGGCAAACTGCTGGTGGCGGCAGATGGTTCCCGTTCGTCACTTGCCACACAGTGTGGCATCACCTGGCAGCAACAGGATTACCGGCAGATTGCGATTATCGCCAACGTTGTTACTTCGCAACCCCACAATGGGCGGGCGTTTGAGCGCTTTACCGAACACGGCCCGCTGGCGATGTTGCCAATGTCTGATGGACGTTGTTCGTTAGTGTGGTGCCATCCGCAAGACGCACAGGCTGATATCGCCCAGTGGGACGATGAGCAGTTCTGCAATGAGTTGCAGCGTGCGTTTGGCTGGCGGCTCGGGCGAATCACATTTGCCGGTGTGCGTAAGCACTATCCATTAGCACTGACGACGGCTTCGCAGTCGGTTTCGCATCGCGTGGCGCTGGTGGGGAATGCCGCACAAACCCTTCATCCGATTGCGGGGCAGGGTTTTAACCTGGGTTTACGTGATGTGATGTCACTGGCTGAAAATTTGGCGACAGCGCACGAATTATCTCAGGACATTGGCAGTTATGCTGTTTTGGCTGATTATCAGCAGCGCCGTAGCGAAGATAAAATGGCGACCATCGGTGTGACAGATGGGTTAGTTCAGTTGTTCGCTAACCGTTGGGCTCCGCTGGTGGTGGGGCGTAATCTGGGACTGATGGCGATGGAACATTTTACTCCGGCACGTGATGTGCTGGCACAGCGCACGCTGGGTTGGGTTGCGCGTTAA
- a CDS encoding DUF2238 domain-containing protein, translating to MTIRFSTRLILLGAGILLLILAYTGSHTHDRVTWLLEVLPVIIIIPLLLATHSRYPLTPLLYTLIFFHAIILMIGGLYTYAKVPIGFDVQEWFGLSRNPYDKLGHYFQGLVPALAAREILIRGGYVQGRKMVAFLVCCVALAISAMYELIEWWTALGLGQGADDFLGTQGDPWDTQSDMFCALLGALTSVLLLGYWHTKQLNQLRRS from the coding sequence ATGACCATTCGATTTTCGACCCGATTAATTCTGCTCGGCGCAGGTATTCTTTTGTTGATTCTTGCTTATACGGGAAGCCATACCCACGACAGGGTAACCTGGTTGCTGGAAGTGCTGCCGGTGATCATTATTATCCCACTGCTTTTAGCTACCCATTCGCGTTACCCGCTGACCCCGCTTCTTTATACGTTGATTTTCTTCCACGCAATTATTTTGATGATTGGCGGTTTGTATACCTATGCAAAAGTGCCTATTGGCTTTGACGTGCAAGAGTGGTTTGGCCTGAGCCGCAACCCTTACGATAAGCTAGGGCATTATTTCCAGGGGCTGGTTCCGGCACTCGCCGCGCGGGAAATACTGATTCGTGGCGGCTATGTTCAGGGGCGCAAAATGGTCGCTTTCCTGGTCTGCTGCGTTGCGCTGGCGATTAGCGCGATGTATGAGCTGATTGAATGGTGGACGGCGCTGGGATTGGGGCAGGGTGCGGATGATTTCCTGGGGACACAAGGTGACCCGTGGGATACGCAATCAGATATGTTCTGCGCACTGCTGGGGGCTTTGACGAGCGTTCTATTATTAGGATACTGGCATACGAAGCAGTTAAATCAGTTACGCAGGAGCTGA
- the rpiA gene encoding ribose-5-phosphate isomerase RpiA, translated as MTQDELKKAVGWAALQYVQPGTIVGVGTGSTAAHFIDALGTIKHQIEGAVSSSDASTAKLKSLGITVFDLNEVDTLGIYVDGADEINGQMQMIKGGGAALTREKIIASVAEKFICIADASKQVGILGNFPLPVEVIPMARSCVARELVKLGGRPEYRQGVVTDNGNIILDVYGLSIVEPIALENAINGLPGVVTVGLFANRGADVALIGTADGVKTIVK; from the coding sequence ATGACGCAGGATGAACTGAAAAAAGCAGTCGGCTGGGCAGCATTACAATACGTGCAACCAGGCACTATCGTGGGTGTGGGTACCGGCTCAACCGCCGCACACTTTATTGATGCTCTTGGAACTATCAAACACCAGATTGAAGGTGCCGTTTCTAGCTCCGACGCTTCCACCGCCAAACTGAAAAGCCTTGGTATCACGGTTTTCGATCTCAACGAAGTCGATACGCTCGGGATCTATGTCGATGGTGCCGATGAGATCAACGGCCAGATGCAAATGATCAAAGGCGGCGGTGCAGCACTCACCCGCGAAAAGATCATTGCGTCTGTCGCGGAAAAGTTTATTTGTATCGCAGATGCGTCCAAGCAGGTGGGTATCCTGGGCAATTTCCCATTACCTGTTGAAGTGATCCCAATGGCACGCAGTTGCGTAGCCCGTGAACTGGTTAAACTGGGCGGTCGCCCTGAATACCGTCAGGGTGTGGTAACGGATAACGGCAACATCATTCTCGATGTTTACGGCCTCAGCATCGTTGAGCCAATCGCGCTGGAAAATGCGATTAACGGCTTGCCGGGCGTAGTGACCGTTGGGCTGTTTGCTAACCGCGGCGCTGATGTTGCGTTGATTGGTACTGCCGATGGCGTGAAAACCATTGTGAAATGA